Below is a window of Pleurodeles waltl isolate 20211129_DDA chromosome 4_1, aPleWal1.hap1.20221129, whole genome shotgun sequence DNA.
TATATATTGTCTATTTTATCTATAACCGTAGTATACAGTGGTCTTCATTGCATATAGTGTATGTTTGCATAAATCTCCCACTGATAGTTTATCACACTCAGAATGTTATTCAGATACCCTCCAACAGTATTATGGTCTTCAGGTACCCATTCAAAAAGCACTGATGTATATTTCAGTGAAAAAACCAAAATGCAGGGTGCAAAGAAAATGAATAAAACCATGGGGGTGGAGGAACTGCCCAGATAATAAGGGGTTAACTATATAACAATCCATTTCGGAAAATGGTAAAGCCTTCAACCTGTACTTGATAGGATGGGTGTGCTCAGTCACCaagacagaaaagaaaaaacagtgacataaggaaaaaaaaaaaagaaaaacaatcctgTATATATCACAGCTGTGTGAAGGAGGTACCTATGTCCACTAAAAACCGACCACCCAAAAGGtgtataaaacacatacacacatcatcaGTCACAGTCTTTCGCTAAAAGACAAAGCCTACTTAGGCCCTTTGGACATGCATAAGACTTCTGCCACCATGAGGGGAttgcaccaagtacttacctccacatgCAGCATAAAACAGAACTGCCTACTACATAAAGAAAACAAGAATCAGGTAGACACTCCCTGGTCCCCGGTGTCTAGGTAAGCACCACTAAGAAACGGAGAAACTACAACAAAAGTGATGTAGATGATATAGTTTTGCCACCATGTTTAATCCAGATCAAGCAGCACTATATATCTAAGGCGGCTGGAGGGAAATCTAATCAGTCTCTAAGTATGCTCATGATGGTAAAAAACACCAAATGAAGACAGAAATGGGCTCTGTTCTGGGTAAAGAGGTCTTCTTCAGAGGGCCATTCCAGGTCTAATGTCCCATGAGGATCCAACAGATTTACTAAAAAGAGGGAAGGATACCTAAGGAAGAGAGTTGCTCATATATATAGGTTGAAAAGATATATTGTGGGTCACAAGAACAGTGACTTACCTGGGTTTTGGGTGTCAGTAAAGTAACAATGTAACAGCTCATAAGGGGTACTACTCGTAGCATAAACTAGAAAACCAGAACTACAAGAGAGTATGGGCTATTAATGCCTCCCTCCATGGACACCACAAGAACAAATATCTGTCAACATCTTCTTATTAATACTCAGGATAACCAGAAAGTTGTTCTAAAGCCCAAATGTCAGCTTAATGTCCATAAAGTTGTAATTCCTCCCCTTCCCCCACACCGGGGTGATATACATTATGTCTTACTTGCAGTCACTACTGAGGTGGGCCCAGGTGCCAGTGCATGTTGTAACTGCCCAGAAATCTTACGTCTCACACTACTACCATAGCCATAACTGCCTAAATAATAAATACCTCGTCCTTAGCCGACCTCAAATAGATATCTGGCATGGTGTCCCCACTACAAACCACTAAGAGACAGATCCCAATACTCAGGAGTCCATGGGTGGAAAGGCTCAGGGATACAAATTATATAGTGCACAAGACCGTTCTAGATATGGGACACGACCAACTGGAGGTCTCAGAGAAACTGGCCCATATCTTGAACAATACACTTGGGGGTAGGGGTCATGGGACAAGGAGTATGCACCTGAAGTTGAAAATTTCCTCCACACGGACGTGACATCATAAACAAAATCCTGTTAGCTCGGTCCACAAGATAGAAGCTTACCAGAGAGCACTGTTTAAAGCTTCTGGGCCGGTCATGTGACTGCGACAAAGAATTAAACAAGGGACTAACCTCCCAACCGGCATCAATAAATGCAGAGGCAGCCCCACATCTGGACAGAAACTAAAGTGATAGCCATATTGGAAAGGACTTGTGTATAAATACAAATAGAAGACGGGACAGGACACACCAGTTAAATACTGTATAAgggactggttaaaaaaaaaagcagagacTGAGCTTAAGCTTCTTGATGAAATAAATGTCAACCTTAAAACTTAAGCTTGTACAAGGTGGAGAGACACATGTAAACTAGGGGGAGAGGTCCCCAGAGATATTATACACCACTAAGGGCTAAGTTACCTCGTTTCACCAACCTAACACACAGCAACCCTTACATAGTAGGCACCTTACAGCGCCAAACTACTACGTTGAATTCCTGGCATAAAAAACACCTTACACCCTTGAGTGTCCCACTGCCTCAAATCATCAAATAGCATAAATCAGTTGCCTCATAGAAAGCAGGCCAAAAGGAAAAATTGACATGGGTGTCCACTAAGAACCAAAACAAACATATGTTAAAAACCCACACAACATTGACATAGTACTGCTAATCCTATCAGAGAAGCCTTGGTAAAACATGCTAGAACCCCAATAAAAGGAGCAGTTccatggttaaaaaaaaaggtgGGAGGTTGcagtggatggggagggggagaaCAACCACTGGAAAGATAGATTGTGCAaaggatcccctcctgcaatgaaAGACTATTCAAGTTGCAACTTCTGGAGCACAAAAAAGGAACCAGCATCACATAAAGCTAAGAGAATCTCAGTTGGAAGCATAAGAAAGTGGGATGTGTCTGTACCCCAAGATGAGTTAACAGATGGCATTTTCCCATGGGATCACCTGTTTGACCCCCTTTTCATGTGTACCTAGTCCAATATACTTCTCTTACTCTTATGGGTTATATCTTCTCCATAACGGTCCATGCTAGCGGCTTTTCTGCATGACCTAATTGGGTCAATGTTGGAATAGAGGCTCATTCCCCTTgccacacctctaaggtgggcgCAGGATGTCTGCACAGGGTAAGATAGGTTCTCCTATATTGGATTTAGGTAGAAAGGGGCACTGTGAAATCATTGGCAgttcagtagggcacacaggaactgaAAAGGTGGGTTGGGGTTCCCGGGACCATTTTCCCTATTGGTTAGCAGTGGGCTAGGAGTATTCCCCCGACCCACTTataggctagtgccaggcataaaggtGGCACCCCGAGGCAtcctcttcagaacactgctggacctgtggaaaccAGATGAAGGACTACACTTGCTGTTGAGAGCTATGAGGAGACCTAAAAGGCTAGACGTGTTCCCACTTGTACACAGGACAAGGAAgtcgactccaagggtcagttagctgacctcctggtAAGCTACAGGGGCATAACAAGCTGCTAGAGTCCCTTTTTCCTGAAGAACACaggtgaccagttccaactggaccttccgggatttctgctggagtgtgtcttgacccccaagtgctgttcctaagGTACTAGGACAAGTGCCTGTTTCTAACATCCTGAAAACCTGAAACATGGAAACAACGAGGCTCCAGAGACCTCTGGAGGATCTGGACCAACCTGCTAAGTCAAGCTAACAAATGTGTTTTGTCTCTGAGCCAAAGATTGAGGTTGGTCCAGCTTGTAGcttttcagcagcagcagcagattaGTTTCAGCGGGATGACACAGAGAGCCTATCTGGCTTTGTAGATTCTGTTCGGCTACAGCTTTTAGCCTTGTCACGctggaggaatctgagctccaTAAAAAGTGACTAAGCCCAAAGGAAGAAATGTTCACCTGGGGAAGGCACCAAAGGTATCTAGCTAACAGGGGACCTTCCTTGGGTGCAAATTTGATGTTCTCCTGCTCAGACCTTTCCTGACTAAAGTCAACAGCTTTCCTGGGACCTCGTCCTATGGCTGTCTGGCCTTCTAGAGTCTTTCGAGGGCACagtctgctgccttgccctgctgaggagTTTTGACTAAGCAtcagactaagggcccgatttagcaTTTGGCAGACTGGTTACTTCATCACAGACATGGCGAATATCCGACCCATGTATTTACAAGTGCATTagctggacaggatatctgtctcatttgtgatggagtaaccgatTTGCCAAAATCGagcactaagtcagaaggtaaaacttccaacCAAGATAAGCCTAATTTCTGTATTCGACCTAGGCTTCATCGCACTCAGCTTTAAATTGCGCCTAGCTCCCCGTCAAGTGCAACCTGATTTCCATGGTTATTGCGtactgctttttggcactatttttatttgaagcttaaaaaatccatatctcctATTCCCCTTATTAGATTGTTgtaaatttggtgtcattttgttcattagatTATTCTCTATGGTAAAATATTTAAGTGGGATTTTTAATGTGTTGCATTTTcatctttttaactgttttggtaaacgctttacacattttcttaaattaggcctgcctgctctgtttcACAGCTACCaggtgttgagctcaggtttaaattattgaaatctTTACTGGACCTCTTAAGAATAATGATGTTATTACTTGTGTTAGACTGCCATCTATCCCAATTTATAATCCACTTTTTCACACACCGGTTCCCTCAAAATGTGCTCTTCCCTGTCTAAGTGCCCAGGTCAGGATTTTTGTACTTGCTGGGGAGTGTACACTACTGAAATACAGACATGTGGTTTAcaactgctgcaggagggacagcctGACTTTTGAAGTTTGGCAGGGACCCCCCCCACAGGTGGGTGAAGTCTGTTATTGCACCATGTGGTGATTGTGTGGGCTTCACTGTGCCCTTGTGACACCTCTCAAAATACTCCCTCTGGCAACTTCCTATTGTGGCCACAATCAGCGCCCTTCCACAAGCCTCATTGTCTCTGGATCATTAATATGGCAAGAGGGCAAAGACAACATGTTCCCTCATTCACAACCCATTCTGGACTACTATAGTACCCCAGAAGCATCAAATGTTAGTGTTGACGTCTGTGTCAGCCCTGGAGATGTATTGTTAATCTGGCCTCACTCTGGATTtgcctgaatatatatatatataaatatataaatatatatatatatatacacacacatacgtgtgtatatatatatatatgtgtgtatatgtatatgtgacaTCTGTTGGTGGATTGCAACAAAGTAAGCAATTCATTTGACTTTATATCAGAGACTGAATGTACTGTCAAGACAAGAAACTGAATGAGCACTTTGCATTTCTTTTTGTGTCTATGCACATGCATGTTCCAGCTGTTCTAATAAAGGTGTAGACCAGAAGCTTTATTGAAAGCGGATTTTATACATTTTATCACATGACATTTCAAGAAGTGTTTAGGATCATGATCAAGTATTTTTTGCAAATCCGCCACCTCTACctattatgtatatttatattgttGGTGCAAATCCTGAAGAATGCCAGTTGGTTGATAGTGTTAGTGCACAGGTAATGTCTAAggacctcattaagagtttggccgaTGCTGAACATCCATCAAAAATGGTGGATGTCCCATCCGCCCTATTGACAGTGATAGAGGCCCTTTATACTTCAACTAGGACAGCTGGGACACCGACATCTTTTTGGTGGTTGTCCTTCATCTGCCAAACGCTTAATAAGGCCTTAAGCCTACATTTAAAATTGTTTGTGGTGGCTCTGATAGCCTCTTATTTGAAGATGTAGCAGCTTCAAATAGGGTGAACCAATTGTAAATAAAAGTTAATGGAAAGAAATGATGTTGGGTGAGAGAATTTCTTTGTATAATTCACTGCGTTAAATAGTTAAAAGCCAATGCACAATTGAAAGCGGTGAAGGTGTTTTACTCATACCCACTCCTCCCATATTTTATCCTCCCGTATTTTCTACGTGTTTGTAGCAAACTTCATACTTTTCTATATTTTTGAAAACACCAGTTTATGACCAGTATCCCTGAAAGCTGTTCCATCTTTTCTTTAGTGCCTTTGGTCCATTATATTTATGAACACTGAAAAAATACCAATTTATTTTTCCAATAAATATAATGAACTATTACAAAGAGATGAAGGGACAATATACTCGGGATGCAAAGATATGAAAGTAATGTAATGAGAAGGGAAATggaatattttacaaacaaaatgatGAGCTTTCTGATTTATCTGTCAGAAATAAAGTGGGGGAAGCCATTTAAATGAGGCAATCTAGCTTGTATCTCATTTAAGCCAAGCTGCAGCCGTCCAGTCTGGGTTTTTTGCAGTGCTGTGACCATCTCAATTAACCTAAATGCCTTGTGTGTTTGTGCAGGTGTCACCTGAATGATCTTGAGAATATCGTCCCTTTCATCGGCATCGGCTTGCTGTATTCTTTGAGCGAGCAGGATTTGTTCACAGCGTTGCTGCACTTCAGGATCTTCGCTGGATCAAGATTCTTCCACTCCATCTCATACCTGGTCCCTCTTCCTCAGCCCTGCAGAGGGTTGTCGTTCTTTGTTGGTTTTGCTGTAACTCTTTCTATGGCTTACAGATTGCTAACAACTGCATTGTACCTTTAGTTAAATTCAGTTTACGTGGTTTGTTCAGGTTGCTTTGTGCACGTGCTGCATAAGGATTACTACAATTTTGCGTCAGCTAAAACACCTGAACAGCTTTTGTATTTGTGTTGATTTTAGGGAACGGTATTTCTGCACAGCAGAAATCTAAACATGCTGTCTAACAATTGCTACACTGATTGTTAAATGTACATCCCAGTTTACGCTCAATATCTTTCTCATTCGCATGACAGTCTTTCTTTATATACCCTTGCTGGCGTTGCATGTTTGAAATTAGTCCAACTCAATAAAGACATGTAAATTcataaaattatgttttttctcCTAAATAACTGCTCACAAACAGTTTATCACATATCATTTATTTGAatcatttatttatattattgttCCTTTAAAACTAGGATTTTATTGGAATATAGGTCACAGGTAAGGAATATCCAACATAATCAATAATACAGTAAAAAGACAGTATTTGAAACACCGATAATAACTTGTCATAAACCTAGCACATATTAAGCAATACAAATAAAATATGGAGGTTGAAGAACAACACAGTGATTTCACAGAATGTAAAACATTACAAGTGGTACACAAGGCAATAACAGAAGACCACACGCcaatgcattgacaaagccagtagatctgttttttatttttattagttgaAGTGTTTGGTAATAGTTGTTTGTCTTTGTGAGTGTTGACCCAGTTGTCCTAGAAAGAAAATCGCATAGTATAACAACATGTTGAGTTGCAATATTACTGAAGCTGAGATTACGTTAAGCTGTCCCACAAATAAAAATGTTCCGGAGAGGAGTGAGGATATGAAGTTTGCATTGTAACTCATGAATTTAGGAGGCCTAAATATTGGATGCTAGATATTTTTGTTAAGTGGCAGTATTATCAAGGCATCATTACTTTGCGATACATCTTtactttgttattttaaaaaaatggtgggagattaaggccctcattacaaccctggcggtcagtgataaacagcggtaataccgccaacaggccggcggtaaaaaaaatggaatcacgaccatggtggaaaccgccaacacagacagccactttggtagcaacaaacaccgcgggggtaaccgccaacagacaggcggaagaccatgtaccgcccacactattacaaggcaccaatccgccagcttttccggggcggtaccaacgccatcaaaagcacggcaggaaacagtacttggaacggaaaccactcacctctcaacacccaacgaggaaccaggacaccatggagcccgagttacaggtgttaccaatgttggtttacctcctcttctatcaggaacatcaaagacggccacggtgagtactgcacctagcacacgggggtgggaggaaaaagagagtgacacacacacgtaacacgcaacacccccccacccacaacaacacacacataaacacgtgCAGCAACATTACACTTACTCCCCgtaaccccttggaagaatgcaaggaccaaatgaaatgattgtaatgagtgtaatcatcaaaaatccagataggccaacataacttaaaaagatcagtatatacaattatttacagcaattacacaagtccggatactgttccattacatgtctgtggaccagtggtcccaaaaagcatgggcgaagcccacacatgacacctgcctcaaaacggagagaacactgctggggcatcaggtaaaaaaaactggcacctcagggggaagggaagcggggcacatcggccggatgatgggatgaaaccactgctccacgagggggctccatgcccactgattggtcctggggagtgcaaagccacagtctctcaagtgggtggtttgcccacttattggtcctggggagtgcaaagccacagtctctctagtggatgtgttctccactggttctggaggaggctttgtgcccagagtgcttcatcctgccaaggactggggtagtggatgcttttctccactggttctggaggggcttagtgcccaaagtgcttcattctgccaaggactggggtagtggatgcttttctccactggttctggagggggcttagtgctcagagtgcttcatcctgtcaaggactggggtagtggatgctgttctccactggttctggagggggctttgtgcccagagtgcttcatcctgccaaggactggggtagtggatgcttttctccactggttctggagggggttttgtgcccagcatgcttcatcctgcgaaggactggggtaatggatgctgttctccactggttctggatggggctctgtgcccagagtgctgcacctggggtgtggcagttcccactccctcacctgggtgtctgagccacgagattatctgggaacaggtagcatgatactctatggcggCAGAGGCACACTCCACcgtgcggcgacttagcctgccaactgctggtactgccagtgctggttgtggtgcctcatgtagagtgtgcagggtccaggacgtctcctgcagcctcggatgaccgcccactggggatgatgctgatgttggctgtggtggcactggctgggcacgtcgcggggctggtggcggaggcagcggcggtgtctgcggcagagacgctgccagtggtgcaggtgtcagcacctgtggagggagacagcaggacgtctcctgcaaccttggacagctgcccactggggatgaagctggggactgtagcagaggcagtagacgtgcaggtggcggtggtgacgGCGGTGGCCACccccgtacaggttgctgttctgtcttgcagaaggggtgacaccagtccctcacccagaggctccatTCCCTGAGCTGACtttcctttggccttgtgtcccttccccaccttggaagtcgctgctgggaccttggcactgtcctgttTTGTCttgaaggaggccttgctgggtggttggtgcggcttttcccaacagcatgtgggccccttcttcaccttggcaggtggcggaatagggtgatccttggcctcactaggtggcacactggcagccctgatgggtgccggccGTGATGTAACTGGACTTGAAGGGACcgcagtgctcgaggattttgtggctgaggtgctgggttgggatctggacatcctggccctaggggaaggacgggggggaggtgtaaggaagaggtcaatggaagctaggaaaagttttttagacacactgagacgggaagatggagggggtttgggagtgggggaggaggcagtggttgtaggaggtgtacgtctgctgagtttgggtgcgggtgaatgggctagaggctgttgtgaggtggatggatgttgagtgggtttgtgcctgcgtttgtgtactttgggaggaggacacaggggatgtgtgcgtggtagtggggatggtgattgcacgtgagcggtgtgtggtgatgggcgtgccagtgatggaggtagtggctgaggatgtagtgcatgcaggtgtgagtgtgagtggagacgacaccctggatggcattcaaaatggttgactgatcaacagtgagggatctcaggaggtccatagcctcctcactgaaggcagcagtgatgactggggcagggcctgaggtgcctggggcaaaggagatgcccaccctcctgggtgagcaggcacgggaaacacactgaggtgctgctgggaggccggtgctggtagggagcgtggtggctgtacctgttgttgcggtgggcacagaggtgcccaccaccacaagggagctcccatcagaggaggagttgctgtcgctggtgtctcctcctgtccccgtcgtggagctcccctcgccctccgtcccactggtgccttcatactccgtacattcaccctcctgggccatgtgggttgcagctccctcctgctccggtgccaatgctcctccgccagatgatgctaatgcacacaaggacagggtgacaaaacaaaaaggggggaaaaacagaggagacacatggtca
It encodes the following:
- the MGST1 gene encoding microsomal glutathione S-transferase 1 translates to MAKLTQLIDNEVFLAYSTYATIVLLKMMLMSLCTAYFRLTRKAFANPEDAGVHSKGESAKKFLRTDPDVERARRCHLNDLENIVPFIGIGLLYSLSEQDLFTALLHFRIFAGSRFFHSISYLVPLPQPCRGLSFFVGFAVTLSMAYRLLTTALYL